In Halorientalis sp. LT38, a genomic segment contains:
- a CDS encoding aldehyde dehydrogenase family protein gives MTSDSIDYYTGSIEETHAAAREDVLALGEFGAWIGGEARTAADGEAFATLDPVVGEEICSVPRCTAADVDAAVDAARDAFDGEWGAYSPQERSNAILSWVDALRENVGDLALIESLDGGKPLNHALVETKYALDFLEYYGKVIQADEGITVPTDDDMHVYTRHEPYGVVGLVTPWNFPLTISFWKVGPALAAGNAAVIKPAEQTPLSLLYAAELSKGILPDGALNVVTGFGEEAGAPLTEHAGVGKVSFTGEDVTGKTVMKAAAETVKPVTLELGGKSPYVVFPDADIEEAVRDVAHGIFYNAGQSCDACSRVLVHEDVAEEFTEGLVARAEGLTPGDTLKEGTTVGPLISEDQFGKVTDYIGVGEGEGATLATGGAVDDGDLAEGWFVRPTVLTDVDNDMRVAQEEIFGPVEVVTTFESYDEAIELANDVEFGLAAGVATENATLAHRAAADIDAGSVWVNGNYATPIPGGPFGGYKQSGIGRECSRDALRHYSQEKAVHVALDDPSL, from the coding sequence ATGACATCGGATTCAATCGATTACTACACGGGAAGCATCGAGGAGACGCACGCGGCCGCCCGCGAAGACGTACTGGCGCTGGGCGAGTTCGGTGCCTGGATCGGCGGCGAGGCGAGGACGGCCGCGGACGGCGAGGCGTTCGCGACGCTCGACCCCGTCGTCGGCGAGGAGATCTGCTCGGTGCCCCGGTGTACCGCGGCGGACGTCGACGCCGCCGTCGACGCCGCCCGGGACGCCTTCGACGGCGAGTGGGGCGCCTATTCGCCCCAGGAGCGGTCCAACGCGATCCTCTCGTGGGTGGACGCCCTGCGCGAGAACGTCGGCGACCTCGCGCTGATAGAGAGCCTCGACGGCGGCAAACCGCTGAATCACGCCCTGGTCGAGACGAAGTACGCCCTGGACTTCCTCGAGTACTACGGGAAGGTTATCCAGGCCGACGAGGGCATCACGGTCCCGACGGACGACGACATGCACGTCTACACCCGCCACGAACCCTACGGCGTGGTCGGGCTCGTGACGCCGTGGAACTTCCCGCTGACCATCTCGTTCTGGAAGGTCGGCCCGGCGCTGGCGGCGGGCAACGCCGCCGTCATCAAACCCGCGGAGCAGACGCCGCTCTCGCTCCTGTACGCCGCCGAGCTATCCAAAGGAATCCTCCCCGACGGCGCCCTGAACGTCGTCACCGGGTTCGGCGAGGAGGCCGGCGCGCCGCTGACCGAGCACGCGGGCGTCGGGAAGGTCTCGTTCACCGGCGAGGACGTCACCGGCAAGACGGTGATGAAGGCCGCCGCGGAGACCGTCAAACCCGTGACGCTGGAACTCGGCGGGAAGTCGCCGTACGTCGTCTTCCCCGACGCCGATATCGAGGAGGCCGTCCGCGACGTGGCCCACGGCATCTTCTACAACGCCGGCCAGTCCTGTGACGCCTGTTCGCGCGTGCTCGTCCACGAGGACGTCGCCGAGGAGTTCACCGAGGGACTCGTTGCGCGGGCCGAAGGGCTCACCCCGGGCGACACCCTGAAAGAAGGGACGACCGTCGGCCCCCTCATCTCCGAGGACCAGTTCGGGAAAGTCACCGATTACATCGGCGTCGGTGAAGGCGAGGGCGCGACGCTCGCGACCGGCGGCGCCGTCGACGACGGCGACCTCGCCGAGGGCTGGTTCGTCCGCCCGACGGTGCTCACCGACGTCGACAACGACATGCGGGTCGCCCAGGAGGAGATCTTCGGGCCGGTCGAGGTCGTCACGACCTTCGAGAGCTACGACGAGGCCATCGAACTGGCGAACGACGTGGAGTTCGGCCTGGCCGCCGGCGTCGCGACCGAGAACGCGACGCTGGCCCACCGGGCGGCCGCCGACATCGACGCCGGCAGCGTCTGGGTCAACGGCAACTACGCCACGCCCATCCCGGGTGGCCCCTTCGGCGGCTACAAGCAGTCCGGGATCGGCCGGGAGTGCAGCCGGGACGCTCTTCGCCACTACTCCCAGGAGAAAGCCGTCCACGTCGCGCTCGACGACCCGTCCCTCTGA